The DNA window CGCGGCGCATGAGGAGCGCTACGGCTTGGAGAAGCTGTGGGCGCTGTGCCAGCGGGCGCGCGAGGTGCTGGACCGCCGCGGCATCCGCATTGGCCGGGTGATCGCGCGGCCTTTCCTGGGTGACAGCGCGGCGACCTTCAAGCGCACGGCGAATCGCCACGACTACTCGCTGATGCCGCCGGAAACGATGCTCAACCGCTTGCAGGCGGCGGGCGTGGAAACCATCGGGGTGGGGAAGATTTCGGATATCTTCGCGGGGTCAGGGATTTCCGAATCCCACCCGACCCGGTCGAATGCGGATGGGATGGCGGTCATTGAGAAGATTTGGGCGGAAGGGCGGGGGCATCCGCACCTGGTCTTCGCGAATCTGGTCGATTTCGACATGCTCTACGGCCACCGGCGCGATCCGGCGGGCTATGCGCAGTGCCTGCGGGACTTCGATGGGTGGCTTGGCGGGTTTCTGCCCAAGGTGGGGGATGATTTCCTGCTGCTGACGGCGGACCATGGGAACGATCCCTACCACGCCGGCACCGACCACACCCGGGAGCGGGTGCCGCTGCTGACGGTGAATGCGCCGCTGCCGCTGGAGGACTCGGCGGATTTCACGCAGGTGGCGAGGCTGGTGGAGCGGCATTTCGCGTGAGGGGCGGTCTTTGGAGGGGCTTGCGGGGAGCGGGGAATTCAGGCGGAATGAATTCCGCGTTCCCAGTGGGGGGTGCCCGGCACGGAAGACGTTTGACACCCCGGCGAGGCGTCCTTCATACCCCGTCCATGTCTGCCTTCCGGGGATACACCGTCGGCTTGGTTTCCGTGATCGCGGTGACCTCGCTGGTGTCCTTGGCGTTGAATACCTTCGTGAACCCGTGGCGGGTGACGCCGATGCCATGGTCGTCGCAGGAACTGGACCCCTACCGGGACATTTCCTCGCAGATCCGCACGGGCAAGGCCGGCATCGTGCGCGCGAACAAGGAGATCGGCGTGGGGCTGGTCGGCTCGTCGCGGGTCGCCAATGGCCTGGACCCGGAGTACACGGGCTGGCACCGCCACGATGTGGTGAATCTGGGGTGCAGCGGCGGCTTCATCTACGAGAGCAGCGCGCTGGCCCGCTACCTGATGGAGGAGCGGAAGGTGGAGCTGATCCTCTTCGGCGTGGATCCCGGCGATCTCAGCTCGAAGACCGACACGCGGCCGATGGGCGACTTCCACGCCTCCCCCCTGGCCGGGAACGAAGACCGCTTCAACCGCGAGATCCGCTACCTGATCGGTGTCTCGACCCTCGAGGCCTCGGTCGAAACGCTCAAGCGCGCCTCGACCCACGAGCAGACGCAGTACACGCCGAAGGGGCTGCGGGCGAACCCGAAGAAGAAGGGCCAGCGAGCCCAGATCGAATTCATCAGGGATCGCATCCAGGGCGAGGCGGAATTCGATGTGCCGGATACTTCCAAGCCAGCGGTGAATGACGACAAGGCCCGCGTGTTAGAAGAGCTGATGCGCGATGCGCGGAAGAGGGGCGTGCGGATGATCACCTTCATCCACCCGACCCATGCGCTGATGAATGCGCGTGCCGGGGATGCGGCGAATCCGCCGGTGGTCTTCGAGCATGAGCGCCGCGCGGTGCTGGAGCTGGCGCAGAAGGTGAATTCCGAGAGCTTCGACGGGCCGCCGGTCGAGGTGTGGGACTTCGCCGACTACCATCCTCTGAATTGCGACCCGCTGCCGCAGGACCGCGAGTCCTCCATGCCGCATTGGGGGGACCTCGGGCACTACTCGATCGAGATCGGCAATGTGATCCAGAGCCGCATCATGGGCTGGCCGGTGCCGATGCCGGGCGCGGAGACTTACGGCACCCGGCTGACGGCGGAGACAATCGAGCCATGGTTCAATCACGTCCGCGAAGGCTACAAGGCCTACCTCACCGGCTCGGGCGCGGCGGATGTGGCGCGGAAGGAAGAATGGATTTCGGAAGCCGAGGCGAAGAAGTGACATGCCGTTCAATTCCTACTTCTACCTCTTCGTCTTCCTGCCGCTGGCCCTGCTCGGCTATCACCTGCTGTGTCGGGCGCCCTTCCGCCTGTCGCTCGCCTGGCTGGTGCTCGTTTCGCTCTACTTCTACGGGATCTGGAATCCGGATCCGGAGCAGCCGTGGTCGCCGAAGTACCTGGGGCTGATCATCGGATCCTGCGTCTTCAACTACTACCTGGGTCGTAGGTTATCGGTGCTGAAGTTCTCGCGGCCCGGGAAGCTGCTGCTGACCGGTGGCGTGACGGCGAATCTGCTGCTGCTGGGCTACTACAAGTATGCGGGCTTCCTCGCGGGGATCAGCACGGAGATGACGGGGTGGCCGGGTGACATCGGCGTCATCGTGCTGCCGCTGGCGATCTCTTTCTTCACCTTCCTGCAGATCGCCTACCTGGTGGATGCCTATCGGGGTGAGACGGAGGAGTATCACTTCACGGACTACCTGCTGTTCGTCACCTTCTTCCCGCACTTGATCGCGGGCCCGCTGATCCATCACCGGGAGATGATGCCGCAGTTCGAGCGGAACAAGGATCGCGGGCTGAGGTCGAAGGACTTCGCGATTGGCGGGACGATGCTTGCGCTGGGGCTCTTCAAGAAGGTGGTGCTGGCGGACTACCTGGCCCGCACGGCCACGCCGATCTTCGCGCTGGCGGCCGGGGAAGGTCGCGACCCGACGATGCTGGAGGCGTGGGCCGGCGCGATCACCTACACGCTGCAGCTCTACTTCGACTTCTCCGGCTACTCGGACATGGCGCTCGGCTCGGCCCGCATGTTTGGCATCCGCTTCCCGCTGAATTTCCACTCGCCCTACAAGGCGGTGTCGGTGGTGGATTTCTGGCGGCGCTGGCACATGACGCTGTCGCGCTTCCTGCGAGACTACCTCTACATCCCGCTCGGAGGCAATCGCAAGGGGCCGAAGCGGCGCTACGTGAACCTATTCCTGACGATGCTGTTAGGCGGCCTGTGGCATGGTGCGGGCTGGACCTTCATCGTGTGGGGCGCGCTGCACGGGCTCTACCTGTGCATCAATCACGCGTGGTTTGGCCTGCGGAAGAAGATGTCATGGCGGGCGATGCCGAAGCCGCTGGCGATCGGCCTGACTTTTCTCGCGGTGATCGTGGGCTGGGTGTTTTTCCGTGCCCACGACTTCGGCAGCGCGACCCGGATGCTTGCGGCGATGTTCGGCTTCCATGGGTTCGATGGCTGGCCGCCGGATGCCGTGGTGGTGGTTAAGGGCAAGCGGGCGCTGGTGCCGATCGTGATCGGATTGATCGTGGTGTGGGCGCTGCCGAATACGCAGGAGTTCCTGCGCCGCTATCGGCCGGCGCTGGACATCGAGGAGGCGACGGGGACCCGGACCGGGGTGCACCGGTGGTGGCAGTGGCGGCCGACGTGGCCGTGGTTGCTTTTCACGGTGGCGATTCTTTATGCGGTGGGGCGGGACTTTGATCAGTTGAGTGAGTTTATTTATTTCCAGTTTTGAGGAAGAGAACGAACCGCGGAGACGCAGAGATCGCAGAGAGGAACGCGGAGGGTTGGTGGTGGTGGCGAGGAGGCCGGTCTGTCCAAAGCGACAGTAATGTCGCTGCTCCTTATGGGCCGCGCGTGGGGGGCGGCCGATGGGGGTGGAGCTGACTGCAGAGACGGCTCGCGCTCCCGGCGCGTCATCTTGCACTCATGACGATTCCATGACAAACCGGGGATCGGAAGCTGCCATCTTCACCTCATGAGACGAATCCCCATCCGCCGCGCGGGCCTTTTGCTGGTGTCCCTGTTGCTTCCCGTGTTCCCGCTGGCCGTGCGGGCTCAGGCTCAGGAGGCCGATCTGCGTGAGTTGCTGCGCGATGCGCTTTACACGGAGGAAGTCACCCGCGATGCCGAGGCTGCGGCGAAGCAGTATGAGGCGCTGCTTTCGCAGCACGACGCCGAGCGTGCGTTTGCGGCGTCGGCTTTGTTCCGCCTTGCGGAGGTCCGCCGTAAGCAGGATCGGAAGGACGAGGCGATCGCGCTCTATCAGAAGCTGCTCGCGCGCTTTCCCGAGGCGGAGGTGGAAGGGAAGCTGGCACGCGACAATCTAACAACCATGGGCGGAAAGCCGCCGGAACCGGGCGCTGCGGACGGTGCGCGGGAGATGAGTCCGGCCGAGAGGAGGCTCCGCGTTCAGCAGGACAATATCGTCTCGATCGAGGCCCTCGCCGAGACCTCGCCCGACGTGCGCAAGGAACAGTTGCTTCCCGCGATCCAGTCGGATTGGCCGCTGGTGGTCGAGCATCTCCTGTCCAAGGGCGTCGATCCAGGCATGCCGAGTGCCTTGGCCACTGCGGCGCGGATGGGGAGACGCTCGATCTGCAAGCTGCTGATCGAGAAAGGCAAGCCGTCCGCGGAAGAAGCCGGCAATGCCCTGGCGGAAGCGATTCGAGCGGACCGGACGGAGATTCTCACCTTCCTGCTAGAGGAGGGGCTCGACGCGAACTCGCCCGTGACGGGGGTCATCGACGTGCCGGTCTCCCCATTGGTCGTCGCGGCGGAAGAGGGAAACCTCAAGGCGGCAACCGTGCTGCTGGACCACGGCGCGGACATCGACTTCATGATTCCTTTGTCCGGCGTACCCGGAACCTCCACCTTTGTGGGCACCGCACTTCATGTGGCCGCCTTTGCAGAGAAAGGGCTTCCCATGTTTCGCCTGCTGCTCGAGCGAGGGGCCAAGCCGGACTTGCCCACGCCGAATGCAGGTGTGACCCCGCTGCACGTGGCCGCGGCGAAAGGACTAGCGGACGGTGTGGAAATGGTGAAGGAGCTTTTGGAGCGAGGCGCTGATCCCAATCGCATGAGCACTCTGCCCGTGGCTGAGCCGGTCCACAGTATCTATGAGATGGTGACTCCGCTCGGACTCGCGCTGTATTACGAATCCGCGGCGAAGATCGAAGCGATGCTCGCCAAGGGTGCGAATCTCAACCTTCACAATGGAGAGGGGCGCACCGTGCTATCCTCGGTAGTGCAGAATAAAGATGCAAAGTGGATTGAAACGCTGCTTCGCTGGAAAGCGGATCCGAACGTCGCCGACAAGAACGGGGCGACACCGCTGACAATTGCCGCTCATGCTGCTGACGAAGCGACCGTCCGCCTTTTACTGGAAGCAGGTGCCGACCCTAACAAGCCGAGCGGCAAGCGCTCGCCCCTCGACTTTGCCATCAAGCAGGATCGTGGCTGGCCGATCGTCGAACTGCTGATGGCGAAAGGCGCCAAGCCCGAAGCCGCGGTCTTCAAGGAAGCGGTGGAATCGAAGAAATGGGATGCCGCGATGAAGATGTTAGACGCCGGAGCTCCGCTGCCCGAAGCCGGGACCGACTATCCCTGGACCGCTCCGCTGGTCGTGGCCATGCAGTCCGCCGAGGCGCTGCCGCTGATCGAGAAGATGATTGCGATGGGGGCCAAGCCTGAGGACGCCTGGATCAAATCCGGCTTTGGCAAGGGGCACTACGGTGGCTACGTCGACCAGATTCCGCGGGTGGTGCGTTCGTTCCTGTTCCGTCGTTTCGTGCTGCCGCAGATAGAGGGAAGCCCCGCGGTTCGTGTCGTCCTCCATCAACCCGGGGGAACGAAGATCACCGTGCTGGATGATCCTTTGCCCCCCCTTGCGCCGAGATCGCTTGCCCAGTCGCTGCTCGAGCCGACGCAAGCCTTGGATGTCTTTCCGAAGTTAACTCCCAGCGATCGCCTCACCATCTGGAGAAAGTCCGGCGAAGCCTGGACCGCCGCTGTGGATCTCCCGTTCGATAGCAAGGAGGACTTCCCCTCCCTGCAGCGAGGTGACGTGGTCGAAATCACCGAGGGTCCCGATGCGGCCAACGCCAATCTTCGAAGTCAATCGACCTCGGGTGGCGTCTTCTCTCCGGACTTGCAGTGGTCGCTGCGCCGCCGCGTGTCATTCCCCGTGACCGTCGAGATCGATGGCAAGGCGCAGGAAGTCACCTTGCGCGGGGACCGGATGGTCTTCGATCCGAGTCGTCCTGAGATCGTGCCCCTGGGGGGAGCCCGGCAGGTGATGCAGTATCTGTGGCAACCGGAGATCGATGTCACCGAGACTTACGT is part of the Luteolibacter arcticus genome and encodes:
- a CDS encoding phosphopentomutase, which translates into the protein MKRALVIVLDSVGCGGAKDAAAYGDEGADTLGHLFEREGLELPNLAKLGLLDVLGRGEAATLPGAAWAVMSEASAGKDTTTGHWELAGAVLERAFDTFGSFPQDLLGEIGGPFLGNKAASGTEILSELGEEHLRTGQPIVYTSADSVLQLAAHEERYGLEKLWALCQRAREVLDRRGIRIGRVIARPFLGDSAATFKRTANRHDYSLMPPETMLNRLQAAGVETIGVGKISDIFAGSGISESHPTRSNADGMAVIEKIWAEGRGHPHLVFANLVDFDMLYGHRRDPAGYAQCLRDFDGWLGGFLPKVGDDFLLLTADHGNDPYHAGTDHTRERVPLLTVNAPLPLEDSADFTQVARLVERHFA
- a CDS encoding MBOAT family O-acyltransferase, with the protein product MPFNSYFYLFVFLPLALLGYHLLCRAPFRLSLAWLVLVSLYFYGIWNPDPEQPWSPKYLGLIIGSCVFNYYLGRRLSVLKFSRPGKLLLTGGVTANLLLLGYYKYAGFLAGISTEMTGWPGDIGVIVLPLAISFFTFLQIAYLVDAYRGETEEYHFTDYLLFVTFFPHLIAGPLIHHREMMPQFERNKDRGLRSKDFAIGGTMLALGLFKKVVLADYLARTATPIFALAAGEGRDPTMLEAWAGAITYTLQLYFDFSGYSDMALGSARMFGIRFPLNFHSPYKAVSVVDFWRRWHMTLSRFLRDYLYIPLGGNRKGPKRRYVNLFLTMLLGGLWHGAGWTFIVWGALHGLYLCINHAWFGLRKKMSWRAMPKPLAIGLTFLAVIVGWVFFRAHDFGSATRMLAAMFGFHGFDGWPPDAVVVVKGKRALVPIVIGLIVVWALPNTQEFLRRYRPALDIEEATGTRTGVHRWWQWRPTWPWLLFTVAILYAVGRDFDQLSEFIYFQF
- a CDS encoding ankyrin repeat domain-containing protein → MRRIPIRRAGLLLVSLLLPVFPLAVRAQAQEADLRELLRDALYTEEVTRDAEAAAKQYEALLSQHDAERAFAASALFRLAEVRRKQDRKDEAIALYQKLLARFPEAEVEGKLARDNLTTMGGKPPEPGAADGAREMSPAERRLRVQQDNIVSIEALAETSPDVRKEQLLPAIQSDWPLVVEHLLSKGVDPGMPSALATAARMGRRSICKLLIEKGKPSAEEAGNALAEAIRADRTEILTFLLEEGLDANSPVTGVIDVPVSPLVVAAEEGNLKAATVLLDHGADIDFMIPLSGVPGTSTFVGTALHVAAFAEKGLPMFRLLLERGAKPDLPTPNAGVTPLHVAAAKGLADGVEMVKELLERGADPNRMSTLPVAEPVHSIYEMVTPLGLALYYESAAKIEAMLAKGANLNLHNGEGRTVLSSVVQNKDAKWIETLLRWKADPNVADKNGATPLTIAAHAADEATVRLLLEAGADPNKPSGKRSPLDFAIKQDRGWPIVELLMAKGAKPEAAVFKEAVESKKWDAAMKMLDAGAPLPEAGTDYPWTAPLVVAMQSAEALPLIEKMIAMGAKPEDAWIKSGFGKGHYGGYVDQIPRVVRSFLFRRFVLPQIEGSPAVRVVLHQPGGTKITVLDDPLPPLAPRSLAQSLLEPTQALDVFPKLTPSDRLTIWRKSGEAWTAAVDLPFDSKEDFPSLQRGDVVEITEGPDAANANLRSQSTSGGVFSPDLQWSLRRRVSFPVTVEIDGKAQEVTLRGDRMVFDPSRPEIVPLGGARQVMQYLWQPEIDVTETYVENGRKFIESMEVVIKRDGWPDVRIPYRDSQKDFPLRAGDRIAFTSPKVSEGRLADIRKHGIVVKAANGPFVRKFGRFGGNNTLVPATIPTLLQAVAEVTQRSSMKGAPDDPVALRSWLLHRSGWLFAYVQRPDLSKIRIRRLQEDGTEKILEIDLAKTIADTPEDASIEEVRKADVELQGGDIVEITSLPADKAKPWTGLSLREESFFSKALSCRIQVTDPTGDIRVQEIRFRAPKLVSTDAGLISLPVPEAVSSLNGSASLNSDMNPNVSRDGQPGVNISLRDVFLREGDRITMQSVPLPRPRAVAPTR